The following coding sequences are from one Prochlorococcus sp. MIT 1314 window:
- the tsaE gene encoding tRNA (adenosine(37)-N6)-threonylcarbamoyltransferase complex ATPase subunit type 1 TsaE: MFVENLTETLNLGEKLSQKLNPESIVLLQGPIGAGKTSFVQGIAKGLSILEDITSPTFALSHHYNSGKIPLIHLDLYRLENISSAKEVFFSEEQEALQSKAILVIEWPELIEPLIENFWKIKISYAKNCGRHYEIRDPKNLLTFS; the protein is encoded by the coding sequence GTGTTTGTTGAGAATTTAACAGAGACTTTAAATTTAGGAGAAAAACTCTCGCAAAAATTAAATCCAGAATCAATTGTTTTGTTACAAGGTCCAATAGGGGCAGGTAAAACCTCTTTTGTGCAAGGCATTGCCAAAGGGTTATCTATCTTAGAGGACATTACAAGCCCGACATTTGCTCTATCGCATCACTACAATTCTGGAAAAATTCCGCTAATTCATCTTGATTTATACAGGTTAGAAAATATTTCTTCAGCAAAAGAAGTTTTTTTTTCTGAAGAACAAGAGGCATTACAAAGCAAAGCTATTCTAGTTATTGAATGGCCAGAATTAATAGAACCACTTATTGAAAATTTCTGGAAAATAAAAATAAGTTATGCAAAAAATTGTGGAAGGCACTACGAGATAAGGGATCCTAAAAATTTATTAACCTTTTCATAA
- a CDS encoding carbohydrate kinase yields MKKTSVVCIGEALIDRIRNKSNQGFTDFLGGAPANVACALRKLKIDSIFIGRLGSDDFGKKFITKFNELEVVLDFLQLDNDLSTRVVNVDRDQFGDRFFSGFEPSSNSRFADEALSKKLMEKELPNLEKIFIETKYLVTGTNVLSSPASAETIFFLLELANKFEVKIIIDLNWREVFWDYSRFSSEISKKERINLIKKFLNHSHVLKLAKEEGTLFFEHENPLLISQQMSKKPDVIITDGKNPVEWYINGLQGTTLIPDSQKIIDTTGAGDAFVAGLISKLISTGYPLNKLEIEDCLKFASVCGLLTCLGEGAIDQQPDYEKVNKFLGSLIS; encoded by the coding sequence ATGAAAAAGACTAGTGTCGTATGTATTGGAGAGGCTTTAATAGATAGGATCAGGAATAAGTCAAATCAAGGATTTACAGATTTTTTGGGAGGTGCACCGGCTAATGTTGCTTGTGCATTAAGAAAATTAAAAATTGATTCAATATTTATTGGACGTTTAGGAAGTGATGATTTTGGGAAAAAATTTATTACTAAATTTAACGAACTGGAGGTTGTTTTAGATTTCTTGCAATTAGATAATGATTTATCTACTCGCGTGGTCAATGTAGATAGAGATCAATTTGGAGATCGTTTTTTTTCAGGATTTGAACCAAGCTCTAATTCGCGCTTCGCTGACGAAGCTCTTAGTAAGAAATTAATGGAAAAAGAACTGCCAAATTTGGAGAAAATTTTCATAGAAACCAAATATTTGGTTACTGGCACAAATGTATTATCATCTCCAGCATCTGCAGAGACTATTTTTTTTCTTCTAGAACTGGCCAATAAATTTGAAGTCAAAATAATTATTGATTTGAATTGGAGAGAAGTCTTTTGGGATTATTCACGGTTTTCATCAGAAATTAGTAAAAAAGAGAGAATTAATTTAATTAAAAAATTTTTAAATCATTCGCATGTTTTAAAACTTGCTAAGGAAGAAGGGACTTTGTTTTTTGAGCATGAAAATCCTTTATTGATATCTCAACAAATGTCAAAAAAGCCAGATGTAATAATAACTGATGGTAAGAATCCTGTTGAATGGTATATAAATGGATTGCAAGGAACCACTTTAATTCCTGATTCACAAAAAATTATCGATACAACTGGTGCAGGTGATGCTTTTGTCGCTGGCTTAATTTCAAAATTAATTTCTACTGGCTATCCTTTAAATAAATTAGAAATAGAAGATTGTCTCAAATTCGCAAGTGTTTGTGGATTATTAACTTGTCTTGGGGAAGGTGCAATCGACCAACAGCCAGATTATGAAAAGGTTAATAAATTTTTAGGATCCCTTATCTCGTAG
- a CDS encoding alpha/beta fold hydrolase, with translation MSFNKSENWNWRNWEISWSLSKKSTCENNINILLIHGFGASKKHWRHNQDFLGKSFNCYAIDLLGFGESSQPSALLNYEPCKENSIKYSFDLWSNQISTFCSEVIKSPVYLVGNSIGGVIALKAAEILKNDCKGVILIDCAQRTMDDKRLKKSDILMNLLRPVLKTLVRQRIISNTLFTRAANPKVIKKILEQAYPSGKNIDEELIEILYKPSQRTNSKEAFRGFINLFDDYLATDLFDKVGTPIQLIWGEKDPWESLNEAKEWKKKFRNIKRLDIINGAGHCPHDEEPEETNKLICEFLQETK, from the coding sequence GTGTCTTTTAATAAATCTGAAAATTGGAACTGGAGAAACTGGGAAATTTCATGGTCCTTATCAAAAAAATCTACTTGCGAAAATAATATAAATATTTTGTTAATACATGGATTTGGGGCATCAAAAAAACATTGGAGACATAATCAAGATTTTCTTGGCAAAAGTTTTAATTGTTATGCAATTGACTTACTAGGATTCGGAGAAAGCAGTCAGCCTAGTGCTCTATTAAATTACGAACCTTGTAAAGAAAATTCAATTAAATATTCATTTGATTTATGGAGTAACCAAATATCAACATTTTGTTCGGAAGTAATAAAATCTCCTGTTTACCTAGTAGGGAACTCAATTGGTGGTGTTATTGCATTGAAAGCTGCTGAAATTCTTAAAAATGATTGTAAAGGTGTAATTTTAATTGATTGTGCGCAAAGAACTATGGATGATAAACGCTTGAAAAAAAGTGATATTTTGATGAATTTACTCAGGCCAGTATTAAAAACATTAGTTAGGCAAAGAATAATTAGTAATACACTTTTTACAAGAGCTGCTAATCCAAAAGTTATAAAGAAAATACTTGAACAAGCTTACCCCTCAGGAAAAAATATTGATGAAGAATTAATTGAAATACTTTATAAACCCTCTCAAAGAACAAACTCTAAAGAGGCATTTCGAGGCTTTATTAACTTATTTGATGACTATCTTGCTACAGACCTTTTCGATAAAGTTGGTACCCCAATCCAATTAATTTGGGGAGAAAAAGATCCTTGGGAATCTTTAAATGAGGCAAAAGAGTGGAAGAAAAAATTTAGGAATATTAAAAGATTAGATATTATAAATGGTGCAGGTCATTGCCCTCATGATGAGGAACCTGAAGAAACAAATAAGTTAATATGTGAATTTCTTCAAGAAACAAAATAA
- a CDS encoding RpoD/SigA family RNA polymerase sigma factor: MPSETLSENKLVTISSLKASNDVDLVRSYLRDIGRVPLLSHEQEITLGRQVQEYMQVERAELELIELTGDKPSIEELSNKLNLATPIIRKRLRAGQRAKERMVAANLRLVVSVAKKYTKRNMELLDLIQEGTIGLVRGVEKFDPARGYKFSTYAYWWIRQGITRAIAEKSRAIRLPIHITEMLNKLKKGQRELSQEMSRTPTVSELAKYVELPEDDVKDLMCKAGQPVSLETKVGDGEDTVLLDLLAGGEDLPDEQIEMDCMRGDLHSLLHQLPDLQCRVLRMRYGMDGDEPMSLTGIGRVLGISRDRVRNLERDGLRGLRRLSDNVEAYFVS; this comes from the coding sequence ATGCCTTCAGAAACATTAAGTGAGAATAAATTAGTGACAATATCAAGTTTAAAAGCTAGTAACGATGTTGACCTTGTTAGATCTTATTTGAGGGATATTGGTAGAGTTCCCCTATTATCTCATGAGCAAGAAATTACTCTTGGGAGGCAAGTCCAAGAATATATGCAAGTCGAAAGAGCAGAATTGGAATTGATTGAATTAACAGGAGATAAGCCAAGTATTGAGGAATTATCAAACAAATTAAATTTAGCTACTCCCATAATAAGAAAAAGATTGAGAGCTGGACAAAGGGCTAAAGAAAGAATGGTTGCAGCTAATTTAAGGTTGGTAGTAAGTGTTGCGAAAAAATATACTAAAAGAAATATGGAATTATTAGATTTAATCCAAGAGGGAACAATAGGACTGGTAAGAGGTGTAGAAAAATTTGATCCAGCCAGAGGCTACAAGTTTTCAACATACGCATACTGGTGGATTAGACAAGGTATTACTAGAGCAATAGCTGAAAAAAGTCGGGCAATAAGGCTACCAATTCACATAACTGAAATGCTTAATAAGTTGAAAAAAGGGCAAAGAGAGTTGAGTCAAGAAATGTCTAGAACTCCAACAGTAAGTGAACTTGCGAAATATGTAGAGCTTCCTGAAGATGATGTTAAAGATTTGATGTGCAAAGCTGGGCAGCCAGTTAGTCTTGAAACAAAAGTTGGTGATGGCGAAGACACTGTTTTATTAGATTTATTAGCAGGCGGTGAGGACTTACCAGACGAACAAATAGAAATGGATTGTATGAGAGGAGATCTTCATTCTCTTTTGCATCAATTACCAGATCTGCAATGTAGGGTTTTAAGAATGAGATATGGGATGGACGGTGATGAGCCCATGTCTCTGACAGGTATAGGGAGGGTACTAGGGATTAGTAGAGATCGAGTAAGAAACCTAGAGCGAGATGGATTAAGAGGACTGAGAAGACTTAGTGATAATGTAGAAGCTTATTTTGTTTCTTGA
- the mgtE gene encoding magnesium transporter, translating to MNENNLETVTSLSSDLSTRENITIQLEELLVAGNYDEAKLLLEPSQPVDIADAIGSLPLILQALAFRLLKKNEAIEVYEYLDPIVQQTLLDRLRSGEVLEIVEKMSPDDRVQLFDELPAKVVRKFLSALSPGERKVTAELLGYEPETAGRLMTTEFIDLKEMQTAAEALSLVRKRAPFTETIYSLYVTDKERHLTGILSLRDLVTADPSKPIGDVMTRDVVNISTNTNQEEVARAIQRYDFLALPVVDKEKRLVGIVTVDDLIDVIEQEATRDIYAAGAVQPGDEDDYFQSSLFTIARRRILWLLILVLANGLTTKVIAMNDQILKEIVLLAAFIPLLTGTGGNVGAQSSTVIIRGLSTQKLKSLGAIKSVIKEAITGALLGILMMLVVFPFAWWQGEGPLIASAVGISLISITTLAATTGAILPLLFDRMRLDPALMSSPFITTVTDIAGVFIYLSTAKWLLHSSLV from the coding sequence ATGAATGAAAATAATCTTGAAACGGTTACATCCTTATCTTCAGATTTAAGTACTCGAGAAAATATTACTATTCAACTTGAAGAATTGCTCGTGGCAGGAAATTATGATGAGGCAAAGCTACTTTTAGAACCTTCCCAACCTGTTGATATTGCAGATGCTATTGGAAGCCTTCCATTAATATTGCAGGCATTAGCATTTAGATTGTTAAAGAAAAATGAGGCAATTGAGGTTTATGAATATTTAGATCCAATAGTTCAGCAAACTTTATTAGACAGACTTCGTTCAGGAGAAGTTTTAGAAATAGTTGAGAAAATGTCTCCTGACGATAGGGTTCAACTATTTGATGAATTACCTGCAAAAGTTGTACGAAAATTTTTGTCTGCTCTTAGTCCTGGAGAAAGAAAAGTAACAGCTGAATTACTGGGATATGAGCCTGAAACAGCTGGAAGATTAATGACAACTGAATTCATAGACCTTAAAGAGATGCAAACAGCAGCTGAGGCTCTTTCATTAGTCAGAAAAAGAGCTCCATTTACAGAAACAATTTATAGTTTATATGTTACGGACAAAGAAAGGCATTTAACGGGCATTCTTTCTTTGAGAGACCTTGTCACTGCCGATCCTTCTAAGCCAATTGGAGATGTTATGACAAGAGATGTAGTTAATATTTCTACAAATACGAATCAAGAAGAGGTCGCAAGAGCAATACAAAGGTATGATTTTTTAGCACTTCCAGTTGTTGATAAAGAAAAGAGACTTGTTGGGATAGTAACTGTCGATGATTTAATTGATGTCATAGAGCAAGAAGCAACAAGAGATATTTATGCTGCGGGGGCAGTTCAACCTGGAGATGAAGATGATTATTTCCAAAGTAGTTTGTTTACGATAGCTCGTAGAAGAATTTTGTGGTTGTTAATTTTGGTTTTGGCAAATGGTTTGACGACAAAAGTTATAGCCATGAATGATCAAATATTAAAAGAAATAGTTTTATTGGCTGCATTTATTCCGCTGCTTACAGGTACTGGAGGAAATGTTGGCGCTCAAAGTTCAACGGTTATTATTAGAGGTTTAAGTACTCAAAAATTGAAGTCTCTTGGTGCAATTAAGTCAGTAATTAAGGAGGCAATAACAGGAGCTCTTCTAGGAATTTTGATGATGCTGGTAGTTTTCCCCTTCGCTTGGTGGCAAGGAGAAGGTCCTTTAATAGCTTCTGCAGTAGGAATAAGTTTAATATCCATAACAACCTTAGCTGCTACAACAGGTGCTATTTTACCTTTGTTGTTTGACAGAATGAGATTGGATCCAGCCTTAATGTCCTCTCCTTTCATAACAACTGTCACTGATATTGCAGGTGTATTTATTTATTTAAGCACTGCAAAATGGTTATTACACTCTTCATTAGTCTAA